The bacterium genome has a segment encoding these proteins:
- a CDS encoding head decoration protein — protein MAESYGITEENLTIKNLLSGGHPVVLYPIVLGSGAGELVSGQVLGRKTSDFKYYKFSAAASDGTETPRAVLARDTNASSADASTTAYVHGEFNQDKLDWNSATSGQIDEAKRKLAEFGIYVKKIG, from the coding sequence ATGGCTGAAAGCTACGGGATAACCGAAGAAAACCTTACAATAAAAAATCTTCTGTCCGGCGGGCATCCGGTCGTGCTCTACCCTATTGTTCTAGGCTCCGGCGCAGGCGAGCTTGTTTCAGGACAAGTTCTTGGCCGCAAGACATCGGATTTCAAATATTATAAGTTCTCAGCCGCTGCATCGGACGGCACTGAGACCCCTAGGGCGGTACTGGCCCGAGATACAAACGCCTCATCGGCTGACGCATCAACAACCGCTTATGTGCACGGCGAGTTCAATCAGGATAAACTTGACTGGAATTCGGCGACCAGCGGGCAGATTGATGAGGCTAAGCGCAAACTTGCCGAATTCGGCATATACGTAAAGAAGATCGGCTAG
- a CDS encoding LexA family transcriptional regulator, protein MFTDQNSDKIVGQRIREGRKARSLNQQELSDKLKIHRNSLVRYERGERSVDVELLVRIAKELGISLQWLLTGEGEMQTAPDVPESEKLPVRFIPVLGHVPAGFPRYTPEVVLEYLPVPSTTARHPQAFALIIQGDSMEPRLSQGDRVIVCPDITPPNRAIVVALVEGETTIKELKITKQGNREIYMLVPANTDYSPYVLGLHDRIIGRIVAVQKMLE, encoded by the coding sequence ATGTTCACTGATCAGAACTCCGATAAGATTGTTGGGCAGCGAATACGCGAGGGGCGCAAGGCGAGGTCGCTTAATCAGCAGGAGCTGAGCGATAAGCTGAAGATACATAGGAATTCCCTGGTACGCTACGAACGCGGCGAGCGAAGCGTTGATGTGGAGCTTCTCGTACGTATCGCCAAGGAACTCGGCATATCCCTGCAGTGGCTTCTGACAGGCGAGGGAGAGATGCAGACCGCACCGGATGTACCCGAATCGGAAAAGCTGCCCGTAAGATTTATCCCCGTACTCGGGCATGTGCCTGCAGGATTCCCGCGCTATACGCCCGAGGTTGTACTTGAATACTTGCCCGTGCCGTCGACCACTGCAAGGCATCCTCAAGCCTTCGCTTTGATTATTCAAGGGGATTCAATGGAGCCAAGGCTTTCTCAGGGCGACAGGGTTATTGTCTGTCCGGATATTACACCTCCGAATCGGGCAATAGTCGTGGCGCTTGTCGAGGGAGAGACTACCATTAAGGAACTCAAGATAACAAAACAAGGCAACAGGGAAATCTACATGCTCGTTCCTGCAAATACCGATTATTCGCCTTACGTTCTTGGACTGCACGATAGAATCATTGGACGTATTGTAGCAGTTCAGAAGATGCTTGAATGA